CCCCAGCGCCTTGAGCCTGATCTTTCTCAATAAGACCATACACGATAGACGATAGGAAAGGATAGCAGACCATGCAGCCACTTTGCAGCAATATACTCTTGTCGCTTATACTTGTAGACACCGTGGTTCTCTGTAGCGAGTTCCTAGTTCCGTGAGTGGATGCTCCTTTTTTGCATGTGAGCTCCACCCAACAACTTGTTCGTGCCAGGCGTATTGAGTCCCAGATACGGTGCTTCAATGCTACACCGCATGCTAGGACAGTGGGTAATCTGGCTGGACATTGAAGAACAAGAAAACCTCATAACTGCATTAATCAACTCACAAATGACCATGTGGATTATCGCAATTCGACACATCGCCGAGTCTGCACTTGCTTTAGATCTAGAACACACTTTAACGGAGATGAAAGGGGCCATTTCAGGGTTGGTTATTGCCGGGAGTACCGATCTTCGAATCGGAGCCGCAAACTTTCAAGCCGTCGTCTATGAATGGCGTAGTAGCGCGGGATCTTTCATGATGATTCTTCAACCGTTTTTGTATCGCAGTTTCGATTCGTATTTATTGATTCCGGACAGTTGTCGGCATCTGGAGATGTTTAAATCGCCCGTTGCGTGGCTGTACATCTCCTTTCTCGCTTATACCCGGCTAAAAACGGTTTGGGATTTCGTTGGGTTTATTGGATCAATTTCTCGAGGCCTGCTTCGATGGGTACACAAGTACACAATTTCCGAGGATGGTGGAGATGGCAGAGACGTCGGGATAGGAGCCGAGGGAGATGTGGTTATTGGAGAATCGCAGTGTAACGATTCGTTGGTTACTCCACGCTCAAGTCGGAGGATTAAAAAAGCGACGCAAAAGGACGGTCGAAAAGTCGGTTCTAAAGATAGATTATGTGCCGAATCTGTATTAGAGGGTGGCACATGTGGCGTATAACACAGTGTGGGTTTAGCAAAGCGTGTATGGCA
The window above is part of the Rhizoctonia solani chromosome 7, complete sequence genome. Proteins encoded here:
- a CDS encoding adenylate cyclase translates to MLGQWVIWLDIEEQENLITALINSQMTMWIIAIRHIAESALALDLEHTLTEMKGAISGLVIAGSTDLRIGAANFQAVVYEWRSSAGSFMMILQPFLYRSFDSYLLIPDSCRHLEMFKSPVAWLYISFLAYTRLKTVWDFVGFIGSISRGLLRWVHKYTISEDGGDGRDVGIGAEGDVVIGESQCNDSLVTPRSSRRIKKATQKDGRKVGSKDRLCAESVLEGGTCGV